A window of Hymenobacter aerilatus contains these coding sequences:
- a CDS encoding translocation/assembly module TamB domain-containing protein, which translates to MPRFLFITLKALLGLVGLVLLLVVGLLIALRIPTVQTRLVQRAATVLTEKLGQPVRIDRVDIRPFSRVLLEGVQVLDRRGNELFNIGRADADISLFSVFDPSHLHVGKLTLEEPRFALITYANQPDSTNLSQFLSAVRRLVGPSDTTKVSKPFDFQIESIGLRNGRFILDRRDVPRAPTYGQAVDYAHMRVDSIYADFSNIRLVGDTVAARIQGLRTTESNSDTRVRELSAAMIYAPKFWEFADLMLRVQNSRISNYVRFDYNHFLNFADFNDSVQVTARLQPSRLYSDDIAKFAPQIEDLNETVLISGQAKGYVRRFSTKNLDVRYGRNTHVVGDINVDGLPNFTESFVEARLRNSVVDGRDLRRYIPASGRGYVDRLGAVKLNGQFLGYYNDFVANGSFDTQLGKVVSDVNLKFKTDPRYSSYEGQVKTTDFQLGRLLGDQSVIRDVTLNGRVQGVGFIKEAARVQANATVQRIWLNGYRYRNIAINGNFRQQAFQGKVSVNDPNVKLAANGTVNLRTGAEAFDLRADVDRANLRALGLTSQNVTLATTADVQFQGLRLDELEGRVLLRNSRLGYQGNTVPIDTFDVVSTRQDGQRLTTLRSEVLDLRAKGNFDYTRVIDDVERLVQEYRLNFESNDAAIADYYRRKRLRPTPEYQIDLDLYIKQANPVLQLFMPQLTVSDYSRVDGSFRNGNTSIFTLGGHFDEIRYDSVRVQDTDFSVTTSKLPNQPEVLAQASITSAQQHLPGLGATENFYVEGVWDQEKINFSTALAQTNTTNRAQINGSLGFLPDAVQVIFRQSGVNLLGKQWTIAADNSVMISNGGKEVDIKNFVFSNGAQSISAQGAISRDPAKELAINVQNFELQTLGDFTDNRLKGRVNMQGTVSGVFNQLALDTELKVDSLRLDNVLLGSVKGKGTWDAPNARMAVNLDVERDNHRVVNVTGTLTPQDVPNQLNLIGVLDEAPVKLAEPILSTLFKDLGGTAVGRLQLTGRLAAPHLVGTLDVADGKLTFIYLGTTYTFSDRITFTDDRIALNNIRLSDPLGNSGTVDGNIYHDGFQNMRLDLRANFRKLQALNTTRRDNDLYFGTAYATGTARVSGPTDDLLVNVSARSEAGTRVFLPFDNAAKAQQANYIRFVNHNIRDTTTVQVATTDTAKVDLSGLRLNMNLDVTPDAYVEILLDESTGDIIRGTASGQLRLNIDTRGDFNMYGQIEIVRGAYNFTLQGLVNKEFIVRPGGTIAWNGDPLQGQMNLTAAYTQRTSVAPLLAGNSSVVPVTAVMNLSGPLLLPQINLNLEFNDIPSSLEGDLAPFLSALRNDEQELNRQVFSLIVFRQLTSPGTLSSVSFRGSDNAFGNSVGQVLSTQLSVLTSQIDPNLEISFNLNGLSAEQLQALQVRLSYSFLNGRLRITREGGFTTNYNNSTISNPTNTAQVQGSLLGDLSLEYYLRPDGKFRARLRYETTPRDYSSIANLQNQQRAGISLLHTEQFNTFRELFARKRVRRRDATRKELNIDDDPRTNIK; encoded by the coding sequence GTGCCTCGTTTCCTCTTCATCACTCTCAAAGCACTACTGGGCCTGGTTGGGTTGGTGCTGCTGTTGGTGGTGGGCTTGCTGATTGCGCTGCGCATCCCGACCGTGCAAACGCGGCTGGTGCAACGCGCCGCCACGGTGCTCACGGAAAAGCTGGGCCAGCCCGTGCGCATCGACCGGGTAGACATCCGGCCGTTTTCCAGGGTGCTGCTCGAGGGCGTGCAGGTGTTGGATAGGCGTGGCAATGAGCTCTTTAATATTGGCCGAGCCGATGCCGACATCAGCCTATTTTCGGTGTTCGACCCAAGCCACTTGCACGTAGGCAAGCTCACGCTGGAGGAGCCGCGCTTCGCGCTGATTACTTACGCCAACCAGCCCGACTCCACCAACCTGTCGCAATTTCTGAGCGCAGTGCGACGGCTGGTCGGGCCGAGCGACACCACCAAAGTCAGCAAGCCGTTTGATTTCCAAATAGAAAGTATCGGTCTGCGCAACGGCCGCTTTATCCTGGACCGGCGCGACGTGCCCCGCGCCCCTACCTACGGGCAGGCCGTGGACTATGCCCACATGCGCGTGGACAGCATCTACGCCGATTTCAGCAACATCCGGCTGGTAGGCGACACGGTGGCGGCGCGTATTCAGGGGCTGCGCACCACCGAAAGCAACTCCGATACCCGCGTGCGGGAGTTGTCGGCGGCTATGATCTATGCGCCTAAGTTCTGGGAGTTTGCGGACCTGATGCTGCGCGTGCAGAACAGCCGTATCAGCAACTACGTCCGCTTCGACTACAACCACTTCTTAAATTTTGCCGATTTCAACGACTCGGTGCAGGTGACGGCGCGGCTGCAACCCTCGCGCCTGTACTCCGACGACATTGCCAAGTTTGCCCCGCAGATTGAGGATCTGAACGAAACCGTGCTCATCTCCGGCCAGGCCAAGGGCTACGTGCGGCGCTTCAGTACCAAAAACCTCGACGTGCGCTACGGCCGCAACACCCACGTGGTGGGCGACATCAACGTGGATGGCCTACCCAATTTCACGGAAAGCTTTGTTGAGGCTCGCTTGCGCAACTCAGTGGTAGATGGGCGCGACCTGCGGCGCTACATCCCGGCCAGCGGGCGCGGCTACGTAGACCGCCTGGGCGCGGTGAAACTGAATGGACAGTTTTTGGGCTACTACAACGACTTTGTAGCCAACGGCTCGTTTGACACCCAACTAGGAAAGGTTGTATCGGACGTCAACCTGAAGTTTAAAACCGACCCGCGCTATTCCAGCTACGAGGGCCAGGTCAAGACCACCGATTTCCAACTGGGCCGCCTGCTGGGCGACCAAAGTGTGATTCGGGACGTGACTCTGAACGGGCGCGTGCAGGGCGTGGGCTTCATCAAGGAGGCGGCGCGGGTGCAGGCCAATGCCACCGTGCAGCGCATCTGGCTGAATGGCTACCGCTACCGCAACATCGCCATCAACGGCAACTTCCGCCAGCAGGCATTTCAGGGCAAGGTGTCGGTAAATGACCCCAACGTGAAGCTGGCCGCCAACGGCACCGTGAACCTGCGCACCGGTGCTGAGGCCTTCGACCTGCGCGCTGATGTGGACCGCGCCAACCTGCGCGCCCTGGGCCTCACCAGTCAGAACGTGACGCTGGCCACCACGGCCGACGTGCAGTTTCAGGGCCTACGCCTCGACGAGCTGGAGGGTAGGGTACTGCTGCGCAACTCCCGCCTCGGCTACCAGGGCAACACCGTACCCATCGATACCTTTGATGTGGTGAGCACGCGCCAGGACGGGCAGCGCCTCACTACCCTGCGCTCGGAAGTGCTGGACCTGCGCGCCAAGGGCAACTTCGACTACACCCGCGTGATTGACGATGTGGAGCGTTTGGTACAGGAATACCGCCTCAACTTTGAGAGCAACGACGCGGCCATTGCCGACTACTACCGCCGCAAGCGCCTACGCCCTACCCCCGAGTATCAGATTGATCTGGACTTGTATATCAAACAGGCCAACCCGGTGCTGCAGTTGTTTATGCCCCAGCTCACCGTGTCGGATTACTCGCGGGTGGATGGGTCGTTCCGCAACGGCAACACGTCTATTTTCACGCTGGGCGGGCATTTTGACGAGATTCGTTACGACTCGGTGCGGGTGCAGGACACCGATTTCAGCGTGACTACCTCCAAGCTGCCCAACCAGCCCGAGGTGCTGGCCCAGGCCAGCATCACGTCGGCGCAGCAGCACTTGCCGGGGCTGGGTGCCACCGAGAACTTCTACGTGGAAGGTGTGTGGGATCAGGAGAAAATCAACTTCTCAACGGCCCTGGCGCAAACCAATACCACCAACCGCGCCCAGATTAATGGGTCGCTGGGTTTCCTACCCGATGCCGTGCAGGTTATTTTTCGGCAGTCGGGCGTGAACTTGCTGGGTAAGCAGTGGACCATAGCGGCCGATAACTCGGTGATGATTTCCAACGGCGGGAAGGAAGTCGACATCAAGAACTTTGTTTTTTCCAACGGCGCGCAGAGTATCAGCGCGCAGGGCGCCATCTCGCGCGACCCAGCGAAGGAGCTGGCCATCAACGTGCAGAACTTTGAGCTGCAAACGCTGGGCGACTTCACCGATAACCGCCTGAAAGGCCGCGTGAACATGCAAGGCACTGTAAGTGGCGTGTTCAACCAACTAGCGCTCGACACTGAACTGAAGGTAGATTCACTGCGCCTCGACAACGTGCTGCTGGGCAGCGTAAAAGGCAAGGGCACCTGGGACGCACCCAACGCCCGCATGGCCGTGAACCTGGATGTGGAGCGCGACAACCACCGCGTGGTGAACGTGACCGGCACCTTGACGCCCCAGGACGTACCCAACCAGCTCAATCTGATTGGTGTGCTCGACGAGGCCCCCGTGAAGCTGGCCGAGCCTATTCTCAGTACACTGTTTAAGGACTTGGGTGGCACGGCCGTGGGTAGGCTGCAACTGACGGGTAGGCTGGCCGCACCTCACCTGGTAGGCACACTGGACGTGGCCGACGGCAAGCTCACCTTTATCTACCTGGGCACCACCTATACGTTCTCCGACCGCATCACCTTCACCGACGACCGAATTGCTCTGAACAACATCCGGCTGTCGGACCCGCTTGGCAACTCTGGCACCGTGGATGGCAACATTTACCACGACGGCTTCCAGAATATGCGGCTGGATTTGCGGGCCAACTTCCGCAAGCTGCAAGCCCTGAACACCACGCGCCGCGACAATGACCTGTACTTCGGGACGGCCTACGCCACGGGTACGGCCCGCGTATCGGGCCCTACCGACGATTTGCTGGTGAACGTATCGGCTCGAAGCGAAGCGGGCACGCGGGTATTCCTACCCTTTGATAACGCGGCTAAGGCCCAACAGGCCAATTATATCCGGTTTGTCAACCACAACATTCGGGACACGACGACCGTGCAGGTAGCTACCACCGACACGGCCAAGGTAGATCTTTCGGGGCTGCGCCTGAACATGAACCTGGACGTGACGCCTGATGCCTACGTGGAGATTCTGCTGGACGAAAGCACCGGCGACATCATCCGCGGCACGGCCAGCGGGCAGCTCCGCTTGAACATCGACACCCGCGGCGACTTCAACATGTACGGGCAGATTGAAATTGTGCGCGGCGCTTACAACTTTACCCTACAAGGCCTTGTCAATAAAGAATTTATCGTGCGGCCGGGCGGTACCATTGCCTGGAACGGCGACCCGCTGCAAGGTCAGATGAACCTGACGGCCGCCTACACGCAGCGCACCTCGGTAGCGCCGCTGCTGGCCGGCAACTCGTCGGTGGTGCCCGTAACGGCGGTGATGAACCTGAGCGGCCCCCTACTCCTACCCCAGATCAACCTGAATCTGGAGTTCAACGATATTCCCTCGTCGCTGGAAGGGGATTTGGCGCCGTTCCTATCGGCGTTGCGCAACGATGAGCAGGAGCTGAACCGGCAGGTATTCAGCTTGATTGTATTCCGGCAGCTTACATCGCCAGGCACGTTGTCGTCGGTGTCGTTTCGAGGTTCGGATAACGCGTTTGGCAATAGCGTGGGGCAGGTGCTGAGTACCCAGCTCAGTGTGCTCACATCGCAAATCGACCCCAATCTAGAAATCAGCTTCAATCTGAATGGTTTGAGCGCCGAGCAGTTGCAGGCCTTGCAAGTGCGTCTGAGCTATTCTTTCCTGAACGGCCGACTGCGAATCACCCGCGAGGGTGGTTTCACTACTAATTATAATAATAGCACCATTTCTAATCCTACCAATACGGCACAGGTGCAAGGCTCTCTGCTTGGCGACCTAAGCCTGGAATACTACCTGCGTCCCGATGGTAAATTCCGGGCACGCCTGCGCTATGAGACAACCCCGCGCGACTACTCGTCTATTGCCAACTTGCAAAACCAGCAGCGTGCCGGCATAAGCTTGCTGCACACTGAGCAGTTCAACACTTTTAGGGAGCTATTTGCCCGTAAACGCGTCCGCCGCCGCGATGCCACTCGCAAAGAGTTGAACATCGACGACGACCCGCGCACGAACATCAAGTAG
- the tsaD gene encoding tRNA (adenosine(37)-N6)-threonylcarbamoyltransferase complex transferase subunit TsaD yields MNAPLILAIESSCDDTSAAVMANGEILSNVVATQQVHEQYGGVVPELASRAHQQHLIPVVQEALRRAKVAKTDLDAVAFTQGPGLLGSLLVGSMFAKTFALALDKPLLAVNHMRAHILAHFIKDPKPAFPFLCLTVSGGHTQLVVVRSAMEMEIIGQTIDDAAGEAFDKTAKLLGLPYPGGPHLDKLARQGNPTRFAFPVGAMPGYDFSFSGLKTSVLYFLRQQTQQNENFVQENLADLCASIQYTIIQTLMRQLRRAAHDQQLRQVALAGGVAANSGLRTALQELAAEEGWQVFIPDFEFCTDNAAMVAMTGHFQYQAGQFTDQLISPDPRLKL; encoded by the coding sequence ATGAATGCTCCTCTTATTCTGGCCATTGAGTCGTCGTGCGATGACACCTCGGCGGCCGTGATGGCCAACGGCGAAATCCTGTCCAACGTGGTGGCCACACAGCAAGTGCACGAGCAGTACGGCGGGGTAGTGCCCGAGCTGGCCTCGCGCGCCCACCAGCAACACCTGATTCCGGTGGTGCAGGAGGCGCTACGCCGCGCAAAGGTAGCGAAAACCGACCTCGACGCGGTGGCGTTTACGCAGGGGCCGGGCCTTTTAGGGTCGTTGCTGGTGGGTAGCATGTTTGCCAAAACGTTTGCCCTGGCCCTGGACAAACCGCTGCTGGCCGTTAACCACATGCGGGCGCACATTCTAGCCCACTTCATCAAGGACCCGAAGCCTGCCTTTCCGTTTCTGTGCCTCACCGTGAGCGGCGGCCACACCCAGCTGGTGGTGGTGCGCAGCGCCATGGAAATGGAAATCATCGGTCAGACCATCGACGACGCGGCCGGCGAGGCCTTCGACAAAACCGCCAAGCTGCTGGGCTTGCCCTACCCCGGTGGCCCCCACCTCGACAAGCTGGCCCGCCAGGGCAACCCTACCCGCTTCGCGTTTCCGGTGGGCGCCATGCCGGGCTACGACTTTTCGTTCAGCGGCCTGAAAACGTCGGTGCTGTATTTCCTGCGTCAGCAAACGCAGCAAAACGAAAACTTTGTGCAGGAAAACCTGGCTGACCTCTGCGCCAGTATTCAATACACCATCATTCAAACCTTGATGCGTCAGCTGCGCCGCGCTGCCCACGACCAGCAGCTCCGGCAAGTGGCCCTGGCCGGCGGGGTGGCCGCCAACTCGGGCCTGCGCACGGCCTTGCAAGAGCTGGCCGCCGAGGAAGGCTGGCAGGTGTTTATCCCCGACTTTGAGTTCTGCACCGACAACGCCGCCATGGTCGCCATGACCGGCCACTTCCAGTACCAGGCCGGCCAATTTACCGACCAACTCATCAGCCCCGACCCGCGCCTGAAGCTGTGA
- the smpB gene encoding SsrA-binding protein SmpB: MKKEEKPKRINILNRRASHEYAFLVKYDAGMMLQGTEIKSIREGNVNLQDGFCTFHGDGSLWVHNLRIAQYTEGTYNNHEPTRERKLLLNKKELRQLAGKAQEQGLTIIPIRLFVNDRGFAKLEIALAKGKKLYDKREDLKAKDQKREMARAREY; encoded by the coding sequence ATGAAGAAAGAAGAGAAACCCAAGCGCATTAATATTCTAAACCGCCGCGCCAGCCACGAATACGCGTTTCTGGTGAAGTACGACGCTGGTATGATGCTGCAAGGCACTGAGATAAAAAGCATCCGCGAGGGCAACGTGAACTTGCAGGATGGCTTCTGCACGTTCCACGGTGATGGCAGTCTGTGGGTGCACAACCTGCGCATTGCTCAATACACTGAAGGAACCTACAATAATCACGAGCCCACCCGCGAGCGGAAGCTGCTACTCAATAAGAAGGAGTTGCGCCAACTGGCCGGCAAAGCCCAAGAGCAAGGCCTCACCATCATTCCCATCCGCCTGTTTGTGAACGACCGGGGCTTTGCCAAACTGGAAATTGCGCTAGCTAAGGGTAAAAAGCTCTACGACAAGCGCGAAGATCTGAAAGCCAAAGACCAGAAGCGCGAAATGGCCCGCGCGCGGGAATACTAA
- a CDS encoding C40 family peptidase → MEHGICALSTMPVRAEPSDKAELVTELVFGECYSILLVQGAWQQIRSTADEYVGWIDGKQHTPVSAEYLDAWKAQDHPRSLDLVQIVSDATTRVPVIIGSRLPFFDGMTLRLGEQQLFYNGAATNPQNGHGPHGDLDKRLALLLKVGQLHLKAPYVWGGKSLFGIDCSGLMQQLFGLVGVQLPRDARQQVELGQTVHFVTQARPGDLAFFDNAEGRIIHVGMVLEDQRILHASGEVRIDPLDHNGIFRRDRQKYSHTLRLIRRVL, encoded by the coding sequence TTGGAACACGGAATCTGTGCGTTGAGCACCATGCCGGTGCGGGCCGAGCCCAGCGACAAGGCCGAGCTGGTAACGGAGCTGGTGTTTGGCGAGTGCTACTCCATTTTGCTGGTGCAAGGCGCCTGGCAACAAATCCGCAGCACTGCCGACGAGTACGTGGGCTGGATTGATGGTAAGCAGCACACGCCCGTGTCGGCGGAGTACCTGGACGCGTGGAAAGCCCAGGACCACCCCCGTAGCCTGGACCTAGTGCAGATAGTGAGCGACGCCACTACCCGCGTGCCCGTTATTATTGGCTCGCGCCTACCCTTTTTCGATGGCATGACCCTGCGCCTGGGCGAGCAGCAGCTCTTCTACAACGGTGCCGCCACCAACCCCCAAAATGGTCACGGCCCGCACGGCGACCTAGACAAGCGCCTCGCGCTGCTTCTGAAGGTAGGGCAGTTGCACCTGAAAGCGCCCTACGTATGGGGCGGCAAGAGCCTGTTCGGCATCGACTGCTCGGGGCTGATGCAGCAACTCTTTGGGCTGGTGGGTGTGCAGCTCCCCCGCGATGCCCGCCAACAGGTAGAACTGGGCCAAACGGTGCATTTCGTGACCCAGGCCCGCCCCGGCGACCTGGCCTTTTTTGATAATGCTGAGGGGCGCATCATCCACGTGGGCATGGTGCTGGAAGACCAGCGCATCCTGCACGCCAGCGGCGAGGTACGCATCGACCCCCTAGACCACAACGGCATCTTCCGCCGCGACCGGCAAAAATATTCCCACACCCTGCGCCTCATTCGGCGGGTGCTATAG
- a CDS encoding HNH endonuclease, protein MDQKVLVLNGDYTAITLCSVQKAFVLLYLDKAEMVANSEHGALRTISQSYPKPSIIRLQRYVRVPYKGITLSRHNIMKRDNFECQYCGSTKNLTLDHVLPRSRGGTSNWDNLLTACSRCNHSKGHRTPQEAGLVIRQMPKKPTLSGFLKLSAGTIDQNWHAYLN, encoded by the coding sequence ATGGATCAGAAAGTGCTTGTCTTGAACGGCGACTACACCGCCATTACTCTGTGTAGCGTGCAAAAGGCGTTTGTGCTGCTCTACCTCGACAAAGCCGAAATGGTGGCTAACTCCGAGCACGGCGCCCTGCGCACCATCAGTCAGTCCTACCCTAAGCCGAGCATCATCCGGTTGCAGCGCTACGTGCGGGTGCCCTACAAAGGCATCACCCTAAGCCGCCACAACATCATGAAGCGCGACAACTTTGAGTGCCAGTACTGCGGCTCCACCAAAAACCTGACGCTCGACCACGTGCTGCCCCGCTCGCGCGGCGGCACTTCCAACTGGGACAATCTGCTTACGGCCTGCTCGCGCTGCAACCACAGCAAGGGCCACCGCACCCCCCAAGAGGCCGGCCTCGTCATTAGACAGATGCCCAAGAAGCCTACCCTCTCTGGTTTCCTCAAGCTCAGTGCCGGCACCATAGATCAGAACTGGCACGCCTATCTCAACTAA
- a CDS encoding alpha/beta fold hydrolase: MSFISVGQDAKGQDINLHYVDLGQGPTVVLIHGWPLSYESWEYQLNELPKNGVRVVAYTRRGFGHSDKPWNGYDYDTLSDDLKAVLEGLDLQDVTLVGFSMGGGEVARYMSRHQGARVSRVAFVSAVTPYLLKTDDNPDGVDKSTFDDMVDGLKKDRPDFLTTFGKQFYGDGLLSNPVSQATLDWSQSLALQGAPYASEQCARAFSETDFRQDLQTIKVPVLSIHGEDDKTVPYKNSAKRLDQYLSHATQIVYDGAPHGLLVTDKEKLSQDLLTFAHGSESFDRTDSEQDQY, encoded by the coding sequence ATGAGCTTTATCAGCGTTGGCCAAGATGCCAAAGGTCAAGATATCAACTTACACTACGTCGATTTGGGACAAGGCCCAACCGTTGTACTCATTCACGGCTGGCCACTAAGCTACGAGTCCTGGGAGTATCAACTGAACGAATTGCCGAAGAATGGCGTGCGCGTAGTGGCCTACACCCGCCGGGGCTTCGGCCACTCCGATAAGCCCTGGAATGGCTACGATTACGATACCCTGTCCGACGACCTGAAAGCCGTGCTCGAAGGCCTCGACCTGCAAGACGTAACGCTGGTAGGCTTCTCGATGGGTGGCGGCGAAGTGGCCCGCTACATGAGCCGCCATCAGGGCGCGCGCGTGTCTCGCGTAGCCTTCGTTTCGGCCGTGACGCCCTACCTGCTGAAAACTGACGACAACCCCGACGGTGTTGACAAATCGACGTTCGACGATATGGTAGACGGCCTCAAGAAAGACCGTCCCGATTTCCTGACCACCTTCGGCAAGCAGTTCTACGGCGACGGCTTGCTGAGCAACCCCGTTAGTCAGGCTACCCTCGACTGGTCGCAGTCGTTGGCCTTGCAGGGGGCGCCTTACGCCTCCGAGCAGTGCGCCCGCGCCTTCAGCGAAACCGACTTCCGCCAAGATCTACAGACTATCAAAGTACCCGTGCTGTCTATCCACGGCGAGGATGACAAAACGGTACCGTATAAGAACAGCGCCAAGCGCCTAGATCAGTACCTAAGCCACGCCACCCAAATCGTGTACGACGGCGCCCCCCACGGCCTACTCGTGACCGATAAGGAGAAGCTCAGCCAAGACCTACTCACCTTCGCCCACGGTTCCGAAAGCTTCGACCGCACCGATTCGGAGCAGGATCAGTACTAG
- a CDS encoding DUF3298 and DUF4163 domain-containing protein: MSLRRNNSCCAVLIGLYLMGCQSDTSSQHTAAGTTAATSKPAASAAPAVWYRQYHTLLPGATDSVTVHLQNLGSGGDAPSIGRVIGFYAGPDGQPFELASSPTGTLDSLVLRDASHAHLNANGYGPVWRLRREGTAWVGTRAGRAVRLQPLSASEGIAFDAQVFRDSVRARPQHPADSVWGRISLHALLPTSNQQPLASNLLHLLRGDTVFAGSAPALPTIWENMRRVFFNDYQEDMKAVFQQMEADTSRASRRPMAMLNYTDERDTYVLWNAGNLLSLGIFNYSYTGGAHGNYGTHVLSFDTRTGRPLPYAAIFRPEAAPRLEALLARYARPSLGLKPNEPLRNALFDETLPVTRNVYLTSGGAVFVYQPYEVAAYAYGEVRVFVPLRELRPLLQPGLPLEEGRAL; this comes from the coding sequence ATGTCTCTCAGAAGAAACAACAGCTGTTGCGCGGTCCTGATCGGTCTATATCTAATGGGCTGCCAGTCTGATACATCCAGCCAGCATACCGCTGCTGGTACTACCGCAGCCACCTCCAAACCCGCGGCCTCCGCCGCACCTGCTGTTTGGTACCGGCAATACCACACCCTGCTGCCCGGCGCTACCGATAGCGTAACGGTGCACTTGCAAAACCTAGGGAGCGGGGGCGATGCACCGTCTATCGGGCGGGTGATTGGCTTCTACGCCGGTCCCGACGGGCAGCCTTTCGAGCTGGCCAGCAGCCCAACCGGCACCCTCGACAGCCTGGTGCTGCGCGACGCCAGCCACGCACACTTGAACGCCAACGGCTACGGCCCGGTGTGGCGTCTGCGCCGGGAGGGCACGGCCTGGGTAGGCACGCGGGCAGGCCGGGCCGTGCGCCTCCAGCCTCTCTCTGCCAGTGAGGGCATTGCTTTCGACGCGCAGGTGTTCCGCGACTCAGTACGCGCCCGACCCCAGCACCCCGCCGACAGCGTATGGGGCCGCATCAGCCTGCACGCGCTCCTACCCACTAGCAACCAGCAACCCCTCGCCAGCAACCTGCTGCACCTGCTGCGCGGCGACACGGTGTTTGCGGGAAGTGCGCCGGCTTTGCCTACTATCTGGGAAAACATGCGGCGGGTCTTCTTCAACGATTATCAGGAGGATATGAAGGCGGTGTTTCAGCAGATGGAGGCCGATACCAGCCGCGCCAGCCGCCGTCCCATGGCCATGCTGAACTACACCGACGAGCGCGACACCTACGTGCTCTGGAATGCGGGTAACTTATTGAGCCTGGGTATTTTCAACTATTCCTACACTGGCGGCGCCCACGGTAACTATGGTACTCACGTGCTTAGCTTCGATACCCGCACCGGCCGCCCGCTGCCGTATGCGGCCATCTTCCGGCCCGAGGCTGCGCCGCGCCTGGAAGCGCTACTGGCACGCTACGCTCGCCCTAGCCTGGGCCTGAAGCCCAACGAGCCGCTGCGCAATGCCCTGTTCGACGAAACGCTACCTGTGACGCGCAATGTGTACCTGACTAGCGGCGGGGCCGTGTTCGTATACCAGCCCTATGAGGTGGCCGCCTATGCGTATGGCGAAGTCCGGGTGTTTGTGCCACTGCGGGAGCTGCGGCCATTGCTGCAACCCGGTCTGCCTCTGGAAGAGGGTAGGGCCCTATAA
- a CDS encoding sterol desaturase family protein produces the protein MRFFSVNSPLLKQFDRWATPVLAVVAVAVFVGETVWPLRRRTRPRTERWPRNVGVSVPSLVGLRLGLLPAMVGLTQVAARRRWGLNRLGWPEPVRLLSELLILDYVAYSWHRLLHAPLLWRLHRVHHTDLDMDLSTGWRFHVGEMLASIPYRGGVPMLLGVRPGVLLAYEAVFEACTAFHHSNTRLPVVVERPLAAWMITPRAHGIHHSVVHRETQSNFGVVLSLWDRLHRTLRLNVPQQQVEIGMPAYPDAAAQTVRHLLVMPIEPLQPWTRFDGTVPDRPWPTTPLDELAG, from the coding sequence ATGCGTTTTTTCTCCGTCAACTCGCCGCTGCTGAAACAGTTTGACCGTTGGGCAACACCGGTGCTGGCGGTGGTAGCTGTAGCTGTATTTGTGGGCGAAACGGTGTGGCCGTTGCGGCGGCGCACCCGGCCACGTACCGAGCGGTGGCCGCGTAATGTAGGCGTGTCGGTGCCCTCGCTCGTGGGGCTGCGCCTGGGGTTGTTGCCGGCTATGGTAGGCCTCACGCAGGTGGCGGCCCGTCGGCGCTGGGGGCTGAATCGCCTGGGATGGCCAGAGCCGGTGCGCTTGCTGTCCGAGCTGCTCATTCTGGATTACGTGGCCTACTCCTGGCACCGCCTGCTGCACGCGCCGCTGCTATGGCGCCTGCACCGCGTGCACCACACCGACCTGGACATGGACCTGAGCACGGGCTGGCGCTTCCATGTGGGCGAGATGCTGGCCAGCATCCCGTACCGCGGTGGCGTGCCCATGCTGCTGGGCGTGCGGCCCGGCGTGCTGCTTGCCTACGAGGCGGTGTTTGAGGCCTGCACTGCCTTCCATCATTCCAACACCCGCCTACCCGTAGTGGTGGAACGCCCGTTGGCCGCGTGGATGATTACGCCGCGGGCGCACGGCATTCATCATTCCGTAGTGCACCGCGAAACGCAAAGCAATTTTGGGGTGGTGCTAAGCCTGTGGGACCGGCTGCACCGCACGCTGCGCCTCAACGTGCCGCAGCAGCAAGTGGAAATCGGTATGCCGGCCTACCCCGATGCGGCCGCGCAAACCGTGCGTCATCTGCTCGTCATGCCCATCGAGCCGCTCCAGCCCTGGACCCGCTTTGACGGCACTGTGCCCGACCGGCCCTGGCCTACCACCCCGCTCGACGAACTGGCCGGGTAG